The genomic interval GAATTACATTATTCATATTCCTATAATTCAGACCATTGTGACTAACTAATCTCATTTCCTAACACTGTAAAACTTTATTTTGGGCGTCATGGCTTCAACAAGCACCACATTAGAGGGTCTATGTAAATAGAAATTGAAATGCAAAAGCAGAGTTTTTTCCCCAAATCCTAAGGTTCACTTTAGAAAACAGACCACAAAAACTGACATAGGaacaaaaaatgagcaaatgctctCTATATATTGGAGTAGGGTACACACAGTGTTACTAACATTCATAAGAAAAAAGGTTTGAGCAACTGTGAAGTTTCGTGCAAACTTTAAAGCAATAAAAACTATTTCTAAAGGTGTATTATTAGTGTGTTCATTTTCTAGAAATCTGCTGGAAATCCTCTGATCAGTAAAAGCAATAGAAGATGACATGATGCGATTAAAAAATAGGACACGGTAAAAATTCCCTGTGGGCAAAAGTGAATAGAACTTTTCGTGAAAGCCTAAGAGATACACAAAAGCCAATTCCTTTCTAAATGAAATGAAGTGAAACTTTTTTCTGTTGATTGCTTTAACTATATTTGTATGTACGCTTTGAagttctcaccaccatgtttctgttttttgatGTACAGTAATAATTAGTAATCTTACAGGAAATAAAATTGTTTGCTCCTAACCAATATTATTAACACATCAAGTGCTCACAGTACCTGAGAATATTGAATTTCAATTCTGTTCTCATTTCAAGGGTTGACAACTTAAGAGATGCaccaagttgttttttttttaattaagcaatATTAATTTCATAGTCCACGTAACACTGAGATATTCACGGTTTAAGGGACCTGCCTTGGGGCCAGGACAGagctatgctttttaaaaatgaataataatttcctttcttattttttaattctttagtcATTTGCTTTCATAAACAAGCACCAAATTTATATGGAACAGACATAGAGGGCAAACTTTTTTTCTTGGACTTCTGcatcaaaatttgtttttaagcccttaatacagaaaaacattttcatcattttcaaCAAATTCTTGAACTCATACAGCTGGAAGTGTCCCTCTGTTCCACTTAAATTTCAGTGCAGGAGAACACCGTGGTGCACACTAGCAACATGCACGCTGGCTGACAAAGATGGTGCACAAGGGGTGGGTGTggacagggagagaggaaaaaacagcaggtCTGATCGGCGGACTGGGGAGGGGAAATAACAGCGCTCCAGGAATATCCATTTCCCTTGTCACAGCTTAAAGATCAATGTGTTGAGGCGTTACAGTGAAAAAATCCAAATTACTCTTGACTACATTTGAGAAGACCAAATGCTTTCTTCcagcttaaaaaaattaatccataAATCAGGCAAAGCTTTGGCAACATAATGAAATCATTCTCTGGATTTCCTGCATGTAGACTGTCATCTTGGAAAAGAATTCATTTGACCTATCAAATACTGCATGATTATTTTCGGAAacattgaaaataatttaaaaggaatGATTGTGTAGAGCATTTGGGAGCTCACATCCCTAAAAGTCTTACAGAATACATTCATTATGGGGTCTTGTCTTAAAACTGCACATTAAAGAGTAAATGCATTGTCgtccaaaataaaaagcaaagaaaatgctTACAACAGAAATCCCAAACAGATGGCTGAAATATGAGACGTGACCTCCGTTCTTCAGGACGTTACTGTACAGTTTTCTCCTCCCTTACCTCCACCAGTTTGCGGGTTTTCTGACAATTCAGGGTACCGGGCCACCGTCGTGGGAACCTGGAGTTCCGGGGTTCTCACGGTCTTTGTGAGGATTGTCAGCTTCATCGTCTTCAGGAGAGACGCTCCCCTCGTCCTCTGCGGGACTGGTCCCTGCTTTTCCTGCTGGAGAACCTGAGTTCTCGGCACTCCCGTCCTCTGCCTCGCTGCCGGGCTCTGTGCCGGGTCTGCCTGTCTCTTCTGCAGGCTCCCGAGGCGCCACGTTTTTCTCTTCCCCTGGTTTGCTGTTTACATGGGCTGCTGAGGAGGACGTTTTGGGGTCCTTGGACTTTTTGTGCATAGAAGTCTGACTGTTGGGCGCGGAGGCGGGAGGGGTGGGCGTTTTCCGGGCTTGGCTCCCCTCGGACTGTTCTTTCCTCGGTGGCCCCCAGATGAAATTCTCTGAAGGCGTGTAATGTTTCTGGGCGAAGCGGAGcagctttctcctttctcttctgtcTCTAATTGTATAAACAAAATACTCCAGAGCGCTCTGTTTAATATTGGGAATAGTATTTTCCACAAGAGCTTCATGAAGAATAAATTTTACAAGAGGAGATTTAAAACCCTCATATCCAAGCTCACCAAGGCTTTTAAGAATACGGGTGATTCTCAAATAGTTGTGCTGGGACCTGGAAGAGGAGAATTGAATAAAATGAGGGGAGGAAATCAGGTGGAGGAAAGCAACAGAATGAGAACTATTGGACAAATATTTTTGATGGCACTGTGAGCCACAGAAATAAGCCCTGTGATTACTAAACATATGAGGTTGTTAAGAATAAATCAGAAAGTATTAAAGCCTTGTACCTAGGTGTAATGTCTGTCTATATGAAACTCAAATATAGACTATAAATTACCCTTGATTCTTTAAGATCTAAAAGATATTTAGATTTAAAATGTATTCCCACGATGCTGAATCATTGTGTTTATTAAATACACTGAAGATACTAGAGCATTTTTTGCACCACCACCAATGTACTATACCCATCACAGATAACCAGTGCTGAATGTAAACACATCAGCTGTCAGCTGAATGGCATGATTTATGGTGCCAGCTGGTGGGCAAGCAAACTCCACCATATTAGCCAATTCATAAGAAAGGCATCAAAACCCACTCTGACTAGAATACTTCTGACAGGGCCGCCCAGGTGACTGACTTAGCAGGGCACAGTGCAGTAGTTAAGAACAAGGACATGGGACTCAGACCTGAGTTCACACCCTGGCTCTGCTGCCTACAGTGAAATTATGGTATCTAagtctcagtgtcctcatctgtcacATGGGGAAAATGCACACCTCACTGGACTCTTGCAAGAATcaaatatgtacatatgtaagGCATGgagaactcaataaatgttaggtgCTATTTAAcagtattattactgttattagaTTTGGTATTAAGGACCACCGTATTTGTAACTATCCCAATTTAATTGACCAATTCTCATCCATCCATGGCCTCTCTGCCCTCTTTCTGTACCAAGGAATTTTAAAGTTTGCTTCGAATGTCATTGACCCCAAAGATGCCTTTTTCCCAGACAGCACTAACTTCTTTCTTCCATCTCAAAACTAAGGCCATTATCAGATGATTTCCAGATGTATTCTGTCCCAGTTCATGAACTACCTCCCTTACCTTACTCAGAACCCAGTAACTGCCTTATTATAAATACCTGGCTACATCCTGAAGGAACCTTCAGTTACATGCTTTAATTGTGTATCATCAATATGTATGTGCATCATCAGTAGCCCAGGTATTTATATACCTAATACTGACACAGCAAAACTATCCCTTATTTCTAACTTCCTGAAGCCTGTTTCATTCCTCAGATGCTGAACTTATGCATTGCATATCCCTGCCCTGGCTTCCAAAAGTACTTGTTTCCTAACTATTTCACTTCAGAATAACTAACAAATTATTTGCTAGGTGGAGAAGGATATTTCAGTGATAAAGGGGGTGTCGTTCCATGGTTGTCTATTTTAATGAGAACATTTggacaaaacaaaaactttaacGATTCTGGCAAACCAAACATTAGAAAAAAGAAGGAGCAGTTTTATCATCTCCATCTTTCCAGGTGTTTATCAAAAATGGCTTCTCTTAATATTCAACTCTTTGAAAGCCAAAGGGTaaaacacaggacagacatgTTTCAGTTTTGTGAATCTGTGTTTTTCGCTAGTTAGGAAGGAGGAGTCTTTAAGACAATAAAATTTGGGTGAAGTTAAGACAATGTGCCATTAACAATAGGACTGAGTTAGTTGTTTGGTTAGTCTGGAGTTtgtatataataaaatgtaaCAATAAAACGCTTGGGCAACATCTGCCTCATAAGTCAATGAGAAAGAGATGCATAGAAAAgtggaagaatatattttaaaaatcccaaagAGAAGTTATGTGACACAACAAAATGTACTGTTTTTGCAACCAATTCACACATCCAGCCCAAATGAATGGGCAAGATAAAATTTCTGTACACATTTATCTGTATTTACACATTCTCCAATTAAACGTACTTACGTAACagtagaaaagaacaaaaatgggtGAAGAGCATGAAGATCAGGGTTATGATACAAAATCACGCAAGAAAGAAATTGGGTGAGTCGGTGTGATTTGAAATAAATGTCACAAATAaagaccaagaggaagagaggagggcaGCTAAAATCCTCCTGATGTTGTGAGCAGTCTTTGGGGTCGCACAGCAGATAAAAAGAGAGAAGCTGGGTTTCCAGATAGAGGTAAGGGCAATAAATAGAGCTGAGCTGTCAAGAGGACCCCAGAGGTGAATACAGAATGCACCAAAGGCAAGAAccaggagagagaaaataaaaattagaggtaTTCCAGGGTCTAAAATATGGCGCAGTAATCCAAGGCCATTACAAATGAAACTGGCAATGCATCTCAGTGATTGTTCTAGGCTCTGCTATTTAAGACTGTTTCACCTCTTTCAGTCGTGGTCCCTTGTTCACTGAatgctatttcattttactttcatcAAGTATTTTTTGTCTGCTGGGCTACCATAGATATATTGAGTTTCCTGCCTACTCTGAACAACTCAAGATGTCATTAGGACTAAAACACAAATGAAAGCTTTAAGCAAtacacagagaaaggaaaaagagagaccACGGGTGGTGGAGAGAGCACGTGGAGAGGGTAGAGGAGACAGGACAGTAAGTTcaggctcccctccccccacccgaGCCAGGAAAGCATTTAATTAAAGCCTTAGGAGGGCTCTGTTTCCAGCTATCAGTTAATGGATATGACAATAAAACCTCAAGGAGGACTTAAGCTGACAAACATATTGTTCAtcgtttattcattcaacaaacatttgctcaACAAGATTGCTATTCAAACCAAAAAACAAGGTGAGGGCAGATTCTCTAAAATGATAATATTGAGTACATGGAAGATGAGATGCTAGCAGATCCTCTCCAGAGATGTATTTCTGCCATCCTTCATGTCACTAGGCACACAGCTGTCACCGACAGTATGACTTAAGTACTTCCAAACTGTCCAGAGATAGCCACTCACATGGCCTAGACTGGCTTGGGTACGTCTGCCATATAAATATAACTTATTTAACTTGAGTTATGAGTTAATGGGTCTTCTAGACAGAATCATAAAGCTTTATGCCTATATCTTCAGTGTTTTACTACAAGCTACCATTTTAATAGTGTTGATTATAACTAATAAAGTAAAAAGAAGGTGTAACATTCATACTAACACTCATTAAACCAAAACAAGATGAAAATTCTAGAAAAACCAAAAATTAATGCACAAAACTATTTGGGGCATGGAAAAATTTCTTaggttaattttaattttttttctccttagcacTTGCCCAGTTCAGCTAATtatgtgctaaaaaaaaaaaaaatgctttaaagccGTTGTTTTTATAGTCCAGCACTCATAAGTCACcctataattaaaaagaaaagaaaatagccaATTTGCATGCAaagaaaataatgggaaaaataaacttTGGGCATATGTATTAATGAGAGTTATAAATATCCAAGCAAAAGAATACAATAAATCAATTCAAAATTTTCTTCACAGATTTTAGGATTTATTAAACAAAGCTaggcttttgtttttttaccaaTAGTGAAGATTCtaattttccctctttttcaGTAAAATGTATGGGCACCTCTCAGTGTTATAAAATGATAGATGTCATAGGCTGAATGCATGGATTTAATCAAAGGAGGCACTGTGCTTGAAGAACAGACTGTACCCCAGGAAGCTAACAATCTAGCAAAGGGGATTGGAAAACTATACGAGCCTTAAATGCCAAGAAATGTTATAGAGAGGAAGGCAAGGGGCCGCACTGGGCTGTGGGTAGTGGAGACCAGGTTTCACCAAGAAACAGCTCTGATGCTGAAGAGCCGTTTTTCTACTTGggtttaattttgttgttgtgttttgttttagaatACAGAACAGGAACAAGGAATGAAATGCACTTCAGACTAGCTTTTGAATTCACATTCCTGGGTCCATCTGCTAGTTGTTCCTATGTTCCATGGAGAATCTCACCCAAGGGTCAAGAACAGGCAGGGCCCTGAGGTACACTGGAGATTTTACTTACTCATTCAGATGTTGAAACCTTTCCTGCCAGTTAACAGCCCGAGCAACGTTTCCAGTTTTATCAATCAGTTTTATTCCAAAAAACTCTAACATCATTTTATAAGCCAGGAAAAATCTTCtaattgcttcttttgtttttttgaattcctaagggaaaataaaaatcagctaAAATGATTCAGTAGTTACCAGGCAATAAAACAGCAATATTACTTGGCCATCTCAAATAAAATGTAATGAGTTTGCATTACCTCAATTTCATATGTAGTCAGTTCTTTAGCGTAAAAGTTCAAGCCTTGTTCTCTCAAGGGAAAAAgcctatttttaagaaaaatagtatttttatattaatgcTGTCTGGAAAGCATACATGACTGAATAGGATATGATTCAAGATAGATGATATGTAACTGACCACTGAATGTAGGTGTGGTTGTGCTCCAGCTTTTCATAATCTCCTTTCCACTTATTTAGAACTTCTTCAATGTAAACACCTAAATAGTAAATATTCAGAAAATGAACCAGACATTTAAAACAATGTTGAAGGCATTTTAAGATTTAATCACTTAAACTTTATATTAAAACTTTTTACAATTTAACAACAGCACACAGGAATAACCCTAATGCCATATACTCAGTTATGTAATaagcctaattaaaaaaaaattaacggCACCTCAAAGTGCAAAGAATTCTATTGGACAGTGCCACTCTAAAGCAGCAGTTGGCAAACTGTGGCCTGCcatctgttttgtaaataaagttttattagaacacagccatgcATACAACGTATGTACTTTACAACAACAAACTGGAGTAGAAAgatgggaggagagagaaaagcaagaaggaaagaaaaaggagctCAGTGCCTGCTGTCCGTCGGCCTCTGGTGTGCACCGCACACACGCCTAGCCTCATCTCCAGGGAACCCTCCCAAGCCAGGGTTATTATCCCcgttttaccaatgaggaaactgtgTGATTTGTTCAAAGTCACATACTAATTAAAGATTAATCTGGGAGTGGAACACAGGTCTTTCTGGTTCCAAAAAGTAAGCTCTCCCCACCACATCCTTTTGCCCCCTTGTGAGCATTTATAACAAGACCCTCCCGCTTCTCAAGTCCATCCAGGTCCTCACAATTGACTATGTACCCAGTCAGTCCAATTTATAGAAAAAACATAACATAATTATTTCTCTAAACTTAACTCATCTAGGAAAGGTCCACTCTCAGAAGGTTTGTGGAAAGTTGTTTTTGAATCATACTGTTGGCTTTATGAGCATGTTAAAACCATGTATCTCCATAATTTCCCATTTGTTTTCCTTCCGACTACCCTTCCTCCCACTTAATAAGCAAAATGTATCATTGTAAGCTTGTGCTTACTGGCAAGTatgtgtttgagagagagagagagagtgtgtgtgtgtgtgtgtgtgtgtgtgtgtgtgtgtgtacaaactAGAGAGGAAAGTGAGTTGatgtaattttatataaaaactaGAATAACAATTTTATGTGACCTTAGCTAAAACTTCTGACCTTAGCTAAAACAATCTTAAAAGGTTTCAAAATAACTTTTGTGatgattataaaaacaataaacaCATTGCTTGAAGTTACAACTCTAAATTACTACCTCAAAAATAAATTCACTATTTGAAGTACCAAAATAACTCTGTTAGATACTGTCATATCTCTATGTTCAATGTTTCAATGATATGaaggcattcttagggtaaacttaATTAAATTCAAATCAGAGTCTAACAATCTATCATTGCTTTCCTTCAA from Manis pentadactyla isolate mManPen7 chromosome 16, mManPen7.hap1, whole genome shotgun sequence carries:
- the OGFRL1 gene encoding opioid growth factor receptor-like protein 1 isoform X2; amino-acid sequence: MGNLLGGAGFREPATVEDCDSTWQTDSEPEEPGPGGGGGPAREPEQPEQPAQPRAGAAPDQDAAAAGAEQGGDSTEATAKPKRSFYAARDLYKYRHQYPNFKDIRYQNDLSNLRFYKNKIPFKPDGVYIEEVLNKWKGDYEKLEHNHTYIQWLFPLREQGLNFYAKELTTYEIEEFKKTKEAIRRFFLAYKMMLEFFGIKLIDKTGNVARAVNWQERFQHLNESQHNYLRITRILKSLGELGYEGFKSPLVKFILHEALVENTIPNIKQSALEYFVYTIRDRRERRKLLRFAQKHYTPSENFIWGPPRKEQSEGSQARKTPTPPASAPNSQTSMHKKSKDPKTSSSAAHVNSKPGEEKNVAPREPAEETGRPGTEPGSEAEDGSAENSGSPAGKAGTSPAEDEGSVSPEDDEADNPHKDRENPGTPGSHDGGPVP
- the OGFRL1 gene encoding opioid growth factor receptor-like protein 1 isoform X1, translated to MGNLLGGAGFREPATVEDCDSTWQTDSEPEEPGPGGGGGPAREPEQPEQPAQPRAGAAPDQDAAAAGAEQGGDSTEATAKPKRSFYAARDLYKYRHQYPQNFKDIRYQNDLSNLRFYKNKIPFKPDGVYIEEVLNKWKGDYEKLEHNHTYIQWLFPLREQGLNFYAKELTTYEIEEFKKTKEAIRRFFLAYKMMLEFFGIKLIDKTGNVARAVNWQERFQHLNESQHNYLRITRILKSLGELGYEGFKSPLVKFILHEALVENTIPNIKQSALEYFVYTIRDRRERRKLLRFAQKHYTPSENFIWGPPRKEQSEGSQARKTPTPPASAPNSQTSMHKKSKDPKTSSSAAHVNSKPGEEKNVAPREPAEETGRPGTEPGSEAEDGSAENSGSPAGKAGTSPAEDEGSVSPEDDEADNPHKDRENPGTPGSHDGGPVP